Proteins encoded together in one Myxocyprinus asiaticus isolate MX2 ecotype Aquarium Trade chromosome 9, UBuf_Myxa_2, whole genome shotgun sequence window:
- the LOC127446020 gene encoding transcription factor Sp7-like encodes MAALILEGETRYGSSPLAMLTATCNKFGSNSPVRDSATPGKVANAAPIKKPYSMTSELQTPKNGRGSEGVADTYSGSFSSGGSLLTPTGSPPPPSMGAYSSDYNPFSSFQTSTASQDPSLLGTKTTADCLNTYLDMTHPYGSWYKGIHPGITAAPANATSSWWDVHTNSNWLNAGQPQPDSLQVPLQPVAPQASLNAQMSSYTPDFTPLNPAPYPSVGLSSSSHLIQTSQHMLPQDMYKPKPVASSGILDNSMGLKPARGSGGYTGGSTTGRSSCDCPNCQELERLGASAASLRKKPVHSCHIPGCGKVYGKASHLKAHLRWHTGERPFVCNWLFCGKRFTRSDELERHVRTHTREKKFTCLLCNKRFTRSDHLSKHQKTHTEASLQGKGAEEEADPRGPEEPTDSSKVAPSGSASGMQDPTAGGEEKTTGNGVDSSSGLLEI; translated from the exons ATGGCTGCGTTGATTCTGGAG GGGGAAACACGTTATGGATCCAGTCCCTTGGCTATGCTAACCGCCACCTGCAACAAGTTTGGGAGCAACAGTCCTGTCCGAGACTCCGCCACGCCTGGTAAAGTAGCCAACGCAGCACCCATTAAGAAACCCTACAGCATGACCTCTGAACTCCAGACCCCCAAGAATGGACGAGGCAGTGAAGGCGTAGCAGACACTTACAGCGGCTCTTTCAGCTCTGGTGGCAGTTTGCTAACCCCAACTGGTAGCCCTCCACCTCCTTCAATGGGAGCTTACAGCTCCGACTATAACCCTTTCTCAAGTTTCCAGACCTCGACTGCTTCTCAGGACCCTTCGCTTTTGGGGACAAAAACCACGGCGGACTGCCTGAACACCTACTTGGATATGACGCACCCATATGGGTCATGGTACAAGGGCATCCACCCTGGTATCACGGCAGCTCCTGCGAACGCCACTTCTTCTTGGTGGGATGTCCACACCAACTCAAATTGGCTTAATGCTGGGCAACCTCAACCCGACAGCCTCCAAGTGCCCCTCCAACCGGTGGCACCACAAGCCTCCCTCAACGCTCAGATGTCCAGCTACACTCCTGACTTCACGCCCCTCAATCCAGCGCCATACCCTTCCGTGGGTTTAAGTTCATCTTCACACTTGATCCAAACCTCCCAACACATGCTCCCGCAAGACATGTACAAGCCCAAGCCAGTGGCAAGTTCTGGGATCCTGGACAACTCGATGGGTCTCAAACCAGCCCGAGGTTCTGGTGGATACACGGGTGGCTCTACCACTGGTAGATCTTCCTGTGACTGCCCAAACTGCCAAGAGCTGGAGAGGCTTGGAGCATCCGCCGCATCCCTGCGGAAAAAGCCTGTCCACAGCTGCCATATTCCTGGTTGTGGAAAGGTCTACGGCAAGGCCTCTCACCTCAAAGCCCACCTGCGTTGGCACACGGGCGAGAGACCCTTCGTATGCAACTGGCTGTTCTGTGGAAAACGCTTCACCCGCTCTGATGAACTAGAGCGCCACGTGCGCACCCACACGCGGGAGAAGAAATTCACATGTCTGCTATGCAATAAACGCTTCACTCGTAGCGACCATTTGAGCAAACATCAGAAGACCCACACAGAAGCTAGTCTGCAAGGAAAAGGAGCGGAAGAGGAGGCGGATCCCAGAGGACCGGAGGAACCAACGGACTCCAGTAAAGTGGCTCCTTCGGGGTCCGCAAGTGGCATGCAGGACCCCACAGCCGGTGGAGAAGAAAAGACCACAGGAAATGGTGTGGACAGCAGCAGTGGACTGCTGGAGATATAA